The Primulina eburnea isolate SZY01 chromosome 8, ASM2296580v1, whole genome shotgun sequence genome contains a region encoding:
- the LOC140838419 gene encoding protein FAR-RED IMPAIRED RESPONSE 1-like isoform X5 has protein sequence MVDFVETIGGLTGLCIVDVADSAQNKDGHLIDCPKSDNIGIEGENLEQHDGIEFESHEAAYLFYQEYAKSMGFTTSIKNSRRSKKTKEFIDAKFACSRYGVTPESESGSNRRPSVKKTGCKANMHVKRKRDGKWYIHEFMKEHNHELLPALAYHFRIHRNVKLADKNNIDILHAVSERTRMMYVEMSRQYGGGRNYCVDKNEFDHQFDRDRYLALEEGDAQVILEYFVRIQKENPSFFYAIDLNEDQRLRNLFWVDGKSRKDYIYFNDVVCFDTSYMKINEKMPIVLFIGVNHHFQPMLLGSALLADETKPTFVWLMKSWVKAMGGQAPKVVITDQDNHLRSAIEEVFPYTRHCFALWNILERMAETLAHALKYHDNLMKKFSKCIFKSLTDEEFDMRWWKMISRFELHNNEWIISLYADRKMWVPAFLRECFLAGLSTSQRSESVNSFFDRYIHKKINLKEFVRQYGAMLQSRYEEEDMSDFDTWHKQPALKSPSPWEKQMSTIYTHAIFRKFQVEVLGVVGCHPKKEKENGGISSFRVDDYEKVEHFMVTWNEANSEVSCSCMMFENRGFLCRHSMIVLQICGPSSIPSRYILKRWTKDAKTRQAAIAGTEKIQNRVQRYNDLCKRAIELGEEGSLSEDNYSIACRTLIEALKDCVNINNRNAMELSSSSVALHRADEEKQFVHSTKANKKKTTNKRRKENLCSDGMSLNGFYGSQHNVHGLLNLMEPPQAAYYVGQQTMQGLGQLKPITSSHDGFYGVQQSMPGLGHLDFGQQSFSYGMQDEHNVRSLQLQGNARHA, from the exons ATGGTGGATTTTGTGGAAACTATTGGTGGTTTGACCGGTTTATGTATAGTTGATGTTGCAGATAGTGCTCAAAATAAGGATGGACATTTGATTGATTGTCCTAAAAGTGATAACATAGGGATTGAAGGTGAAAACTTGGAACAACATGATGGGATAGAATTTGAATCCCATGAGGCGGCTTATTTATTTTATCAGGAATATGCAAAATCTATGGGATTCACCACATCGATTAAAAACAGTCGACGTTCTAAGAAAACCAAAGAGTTTATTGACGCCAAGTTTGCGTGCTCAAGATATGGGGTCACACCAGAATCAGAGAGTGGTAGTAATCGAAGGCCAAGTGTCAAAAAGACGGGTTGTAAGGCTAATATGCATGTAAAGAGAAAGCGGGATGGGAAATGGTATATTCACGAATTTATGAAGGAGCACAATCACGAGCTTTTGCCTGCCTTAGCATATCATTTTCGTATTCATAGGAATGTGAAGTTAGCTGACAAGAATAATATAGACATTTTGCATGCAGTTAGTGAGAGGACAAGGATGATGTATGTTGAGATGTCTAGACAGTATGGTGGGGGCCGTAATTATTGCGTTGACAAGAATGAGTTTGATCACCAGTTCGACAGAGATCGGTACTTGGCATTAGAAGAGGGGGATGCTCAGGTCATTCTTGAATATTTTGTGAGAATTCAGAAAGAAAATCCTTCTTTCTTCTATGCAATCGACTTGAATGAAGATCAGCGTCTGAGGAACTTATTTTGGGTGGATGGAAAAAGCAGGAAAGATTATATTTACTTCAATGATGTTGTCTGCTTTGATACCAGTTACATGAAAATCAATGAGAAAATGCCTATTGTTCTGTTCATTGGGGTGAACCATCATTTTCAGCCAATGTTGCTTGGTAGTGCACTGTTAGCTGATGAAACTAAACCTACATTTGTCTGGTTAATGAAATCATGGGTTAAAGCAATGGGTGGGCAAGCTCCTAAAGTTGTAATTACCGATCAAGATAACCACTTGAGATCAGCTATTGAAGAAGTTTTCCCATATACACGCCACTGCTTTGCACTCTGGAATATATTAGAAAGGATGGCTGAAACTCTTGCTCATGCACTCAAATATCATGATAATTTGATgaaaaaattcagtaagtgtatatTCAAGTCATTGACAGATGAAGAATTTGATATGAGGTGGTGGAAAATGATCAGCAGATTTGAACTACATAACAATGAATGGATTATTTCACTGTATGCAGACCGTAAGATGTGGGTTCCTGCTTTTTTGAGGGAATGTTTTTTGGCAGGGTTATCCACATCTCAACGATCGGAAAGTGTGAACTCCTTCTTTGATAGATACATTCACAAAAAGAtcaatttgaaagagtttgtgAGACAATATGGAGCAATGCTTCAAAGTAGGTATGAAGAGGAAGACATGTCTGACTTTGACACATGGCACAAACAGCCGGCACTCAAATCACCTTCTCCTTGGGAAAAACAGATGTCGACAATTTATACACATGCAATATTCAGAAAATTCCAGGTTGAAGTTTTAGGTGTTGTAGGCTGCCATCCTaagaaggaaaaagaaaatggaGGAATTAGCAGTTTTCGAGTAGATGACTACGAAAAAGTTGAGCATTTTATGGTGACATGGAATGAGGCGAATTCAGAGGTTTCTTGTTCATGTATGATGTTTGAAAATAGAGGCTTTCTTTGTAGACATTCAATGATTGTCCTCCAGATATGTGGTCCTTCTAGTATCCCATCCAGATATATCCTCAAAAGGTGGACAAAAGATGCAAAAACCAGGCAAGCAGCAATAGCAGGAACAGAGAAAATCCAAAATAGGGTGCAGAGATACAATGATCTTTGTAAACGCGCAATTGAATTAGGTGAAGAAGGTTCTTTGTCTGAGGATAACTACAGTATTGCTTGCCGTACTTTAATTGAAGCCTTGAAGGACTGTGTAAATATTAATAACCGAAATGCCATGGAACTTAGTAGTAGTTCTGTTGCTCTTCATCGTGCTGACGAAGAGAAACAATTCGTCCATTCTACTAAAGCAAATAAGAAGAAAACCACAAACAAGAGAAGAAAA GAGAATTTATGTTCAGATGGAATGTCCCTAAATGGGTTCTATGGATCCCAACATAACGTGCATGGACTG TTAAACCTGATGGAGCCACCACAAGCTGCATATTATGTTGGCCAACAGACAATGCAGGGGCTG GGACAGTTAAAACCCATCACATCCAGTCATGATGGTTTTTATGGAGTTCAACAAAGCATGCCTGGATTG GGTCATCTGGATTTTGGACAACAAAGTTTCAGTTATGGCATGCAG GATGAACATAATGTGAGATCGTTGCAGTTGCAAGGCAATGCTAGACATGCTTGA
- the LOC140838419 gene encoding protein FAR-RED IMPAIRED RESPONSE 1-like isoform X6, translated as MGFTTSIKNSRRSKKTKEFIDAKFACSRYGVTPESESGSNRRPSVKKTGCKANMHVKRKRDGKWYIHEFMKEHNHELLPALAYHFRIHRNVKLADKNNIDILHAVSERTRMMYVEMSRQYGGGRNYCVDKNEFDHQFDRDRYLALEEGDAQVILEYFVRIQKENPSFFYAIDLNEDQRLRNLFWVDGKSRKDYIYFNDVVCFDTSYMKINEKMPIVLFIGVNHHFQPMLLGSALLADETKPTFVWLMKSWVKAMGGQAPKVVITDQDNHLRSAIEEVFPYTRHCFALWNILERMAETLAHALKYHDNLMKKFSKCIFKSLTDEEFDMRWWKMISRFELHNNEWIISLYADRKMWVPAFLRECFLAGLSTSQRSESVNSFFDRYIHKKINLKEFVRQYGAMLQSRYEEEDMSDFDTWHKQPALKSPSPWEKQMSTIYTHAIFRKFQVEVLGVVGCHPKKEKENGGISSFRVDDYEKVEHFMVTWNEANSEVSCSCMMFENRGFLCRHSMIVLQICGPSSIPSRYILKRWTKDAKTRQAAIAGTEKIQNRVQRYNDLCKRAIELGEEGSLSEDNYSIACRTLIEALKDCVNINNRNAMELSSSSVALHRADEEKQFVHSTKANKKKTTNKRRKLQTDKTAIVKAQDHLQQVENLCSDGMSLNGFYGSQHNVHGLLNLMEPPQAAYYVGQQTMQGLGQLKPITSSHDGFYGVQQSMPGLGHLDFGQQSFSYGMQDEHNVRSLQLQGNARHA; from the exons ATGGGATTCACCACATCGATTAAAAACAGTCGACGTTCTAAGAAAACCAAAGAGTTTATTGACGCCAAGTTTGCGTGCTCAAGATATGGGGTCACACCAGAATCAGAGAGTGGTAGTAATCGAAGGCCAAGTGTCAAAAAGACGGGTTGTAAGGCTAATATGCATGTAAAGAGAAAGCGGGATGGGAAATGGTATATTCACGAATTTATGAAGGAGCACAATCACGAGCTTTTGCCTGCCTTAGCATATCATTTTCGTATTCATAGGAATGTGAAGTTAGCTGACAAGAATAATATAGACATTTTGCATGCAGTTAGTGAGAGGACAAGGATGATGTATGTTGAGATGTCTAGACAGTATGGTGGGGGCCGTAATTATTGCGTTGACAAGAATGAGTTTGATCACCAGTTCGACAGAGATCGGTACTTGGCATTAGAAGAGGGGGATGCTCAGGTCATTCTTGAATATTTTGTGAGAATTCAGAAAGAAAATCCTTCTTTCTTCTATGCAATCGACTTGAATGAAGATCAGCGTCTGAGGAACTTATTTTGGGTGGATGGAAAAAGCAGGAAAGATTATATTTACTTCAATGATGTTGTCTGCTTTGATACCAGTTACATGAAAATCAATGAGAAAATGCCTATTGTTCTGTTCATTGGGGTGAACCATCATTTTCAGCCAATGTTGCTTGGTAGTGCACTGTTAGCTGATGAAACTAAACCTACATTTGTCTGGTTAATGAAATCATGGGTTAAAGCAATGGGTGGGCAAGCTCCTAAAGTTGTAATTACCGATCAAGATAACCACTTGAGATCAGCTATTGAAGAAGTTTTCCCATATACACGCCACTGCTTTGCACTCTGGAATATATTAGAAAGGATGGCTGAAACTCTTGCTCATGCACTCAAATATCATGATAATTTGATgaaaaaattcagtaagtgtatatTCAAGTCATTGACAGATGAAGAATTTGATATGAGGTGGTGGAAAATGATCAGCAGATTTGAACTACATAACAATGAATGGATTATTTCACTGTATGCAGACCGTAAGATGTGGGTTCCTGCTTTTTTGAGGGAATGTTTTTTGGCAGGGTTATCCACATCTCAACGATCGGAAAGTGTGAACTCCTTCTTTGATAGATACATTCACAAAAAGAtcaatttgaaagagtttgtgAGACAATATGGAGCAATGCTTCAAAGTAGGTATGAAGAGGAAGACATGTCTGACTTTGACACATGGCACAAACAGCCGGCACTCAAATCACCTTCTCCTTGGGAAAAACAGATGTCGACAATTTATACACATGCAATATTCAGAAAATTCCAGGTTGAAGTTTTAGGTGTTGTAGGCTGCCATCCTaagaaggaaaaagaaaatggaGGAATTAGCAGTTTTCGAGTAGATGACTACGAAAAAGTTGAGCATTTTATGGTGACATGGAATGAGGCGAATTCAGAGGTTTCTTGTTCATGTATGATGTTTGAAAATAGAGGCTTTCTTTGTAGACATTCAATGATTGTCCTCCAGATATGTGGTCCTTCTAGTATCCCATCCAGATATATCCTCAAAAGGTGGACAAAAGATGCAAAAACCAGGCAAGCAGCAATAGCAGGAACAGAGAAAATCCAAAATAGGGTGCAGAGATACAATGATCTTTGTAAACGCGCAATTGAATTAGGTGAAGAAGGTTCTTTGTCTGAGGATAACTACAGTATTGCTTGCCGTACTTTAATTGAAGCCTTGAAGGACTGTGTAAATATTAATAACCGAAATGCCATGGAACTTAGTAGTAGTTCTGTTGCTCTTCATCGTGCTGACGAAGAGAAACAATTCGTCCATTCTACTAAAGCAAATAAGAAGAAAACCACAAACAAGAGAAGAAAA TTACAAACAGACAAGACAGCTATTGTTAAAGCCCAAGACCATTTGCAACAAGTG GAGAATTTATGTTCAGATGGAATGTCCCTAAATGGGTTCTATGGATCCCAACATAACGTGCATGGACTG TTAAACCTGATGGAGCCACCACAAGCTGCATATTATGTTGGCCAACAGACAATGCAGGGGCTG GGACAGTTAAAACCCATCACATCCAGTCATGATGGTTTTTATGGAGTTCAACAAAGCATGCCTGGATTG GGTCATCTGGATTTTGGACAACAAAGTTTCAGTTATGGCATGCAG GATGAACATAATGTGAGATCGTTGCAGTTGCAAGGCAATGCTAGACATGCTTGA